The genomic stretch CCATGGTGGATTAGTGACCGGCGATTCTTCACAAAGCACTTCTTTATGTACACGGTGATATAAAGCATAGACATCGTCAAGCGTCTCAATATCACTTCGATACAATTCATGGTCAAAGAAAATTCGATTAATCGAGCGTAATGCATTTAATTTTTTATATGCTTTTAGCTTTGAAAATTCCTCTTCTACTTCCTTTTGATCATCAAAGAATGCCCCATAGAATAAGTTGCTATATAGAAAACTTTGAAATAAATTAGCAATACCTTCACTAATAATTCCGCTAACACCTCTATTTAAAAGTCCATTCTCAGGTTTTAAGAGGAATGAATGAACCGCATGTCCTGTTTCATGCAATAGAACACCGTATTCATAAAATTTATTTTTTACATTTGCTATAATCCGTGAATCTTTTGCTGTTTCAACCGGAAAATTATATCCCCACTCTGATTTATTAGCACGCGGGAAAATATCATAGGTAATATTAAATTCACTGATATCTATTCCAAAGACATGAAATAAGCTTTGAATTTGCTCATAATAATCACTCATATCAACTTGTTTATTTAATGATGGTGCAATTTGAGAACTAATGTAAGCTTCGTCCCAAGGTCTTATAACATCATCATCTAAATATTCTTTTGCATACATGGTTCTAGTCTCGTTCATTTTAGGAAGCAAGTCATGTAACTGCTTTAACCAATCATCAAATAAATCTTGGTCGAGTTCATTTTCCTCTAATTTATAAGCTACAAAATCGTTAGCTCCGTACTTGTTTGCAAACTTCTTTCGTAACTTTAGTAAATCTATAAAACCTGCTTCAATCATAGGCTCATTTATTTGGTTCATAGTAAGGTATGCTTCTTTACGACGTTCACGACTCGAGTCTGAACTCATTACTTGTTTTAAAAAAACGGAAGATACTTTCTTGCCTTCGAATGTATAGCGAAACGTATTAAGTACTTTCGATAATTCATTCACCTTCTTTTGAATCTTTAGGTTCAAATCATTGAGCTCATCCGATAAATGATAGTTTTTAAACATATTATAGATAATTTCAATTTTTCGTTTGTCTACTCCATTAAGCGGTTGATTTCTTAAGTCTCTTATAGTAACAAAATAATCCTTGTTCTTAAGTACTTCATTAATTCTTTGAAAAGCCTCTGTACACCCGAAATCATACCCCGTCGTATATAAAGTCCAATTTAATTTACTATAGTTCACTGACAATTCATGTAACTCATCATAAATTTTTTCTACTTGATTTATAGTATTCATTGTATCTCCTCCCAATCTAAATTATACCATTTTATGGTATACATTAATAGGTAGGAACAAACTAAATTATAAGTTAATGTGTCATATATTTATTACCTGGTAGACAATGAGAAACATACGATATTAACTAAAACATTAGGGAACGTAATTCCCTAAATTCATAGGAATATACAATACAAAAAACCCTGCTTAAAATCAACAGGGTCATAGAATAGATACCTATATTATACATGAACTTTTTTGACATAAGGTGATGTCATAACCTGTAATAAACCACCATAATCAACATTAAAAGTAACAATACCGCCTAAATTAAGGTCCGTTCTGGTAACATCAAGTATTAAGTGATCACTACTTGA from Haloplasma contractile SSD-17B encodes the following:
- a CDS encoding gluzincin family metallopeptidase, which gives rise to MNTINQVEKIYDELHELSVNYSKLNWTLYTTGYDFGCTEAFQRINEVLKNKDYFVTIRDLRNQPLNGVDKRKIEIIYNMFKNYHLSDELNDLNLKIQKKVNELSKVLNTFRYTFEGKKVSSVFLKQVMSSDSSRERRKEAYLTMNQINEPMIEAGFIDLLKLRKKFANKYGANDFVAYKLEENELDQDLFDDWLKQLHDLLPKMNETRTMYAKEYLDDDVIRPWDEAYISSQIAPSLNKQVDMSDYYEQIQSLFHVFGIDISEFNITYDIFPRANKSEWGYNFPVETAKDSRIIANVKNKFYEYGVLLHETGHAVHSFLLKPENGLLNRGVSGIISEGIANLFQSFLYSNLFYGAFFDDQKEVEEEFSKLKAYKKLNALRSINRIFFDHELYRSDIETLDDVYALYHRVHKEVLCEESPVTNPPWAFLIHHTTHPIYLHNYFMGDVTCEMLFKVFEERSGTKCTENPKEFSDFLKAEVIEPTGLYRYNDLFKRISGNDFSLAYLLSDEE